Proteins from a genomic interval of Papaver somniferum cultivar HN1 chromosome 4, ASM357369v1, whole genome shotgun sequence:
- the LOC113274416 gene encoding protein DMR6-LIKE OXYGENASE 2-like, with the protein MATTSTSASLSSSKVLLTDIITTTNGVPSSYIRPISERPNLTLVQSSQDSSIPLIDLQELDGPNHSKLIKQIGHACQYDGFFQVRNHGVPEIIIEKMLQVGKEFFRLPESERMKCYSADTSKTIRLSTSFNVTNEKTANWRDFLRLHCYPLEDYINEWPTNPSSFRSDVPEYCTSIRGLTLKLLGAISESLGLKRDYIEKVLSNHGQHMAINYYPPCPEPELTYGLPGHTDPNAITVLLQDDVPGLQVLRDGNWIAVHPIPNTFIINIGDQIQAISNDKYKSVLHRAVVNCDKERFSIPTFCCPSKEAVIGPASQLVDDEHPPLYKDFTYTEYFGKFWNQKLGMESTLDIFKTTSSSNYQNERGTT; encoded by the exons ATGGCTACTACTAGTACTTCCGCATCACTATCATCATCGAAAGTACTTCTAACTGACATAATTACAACTACGAATGGTGTTCCATCGAGTTACATAAGACCCATCTCCGAGCGTCCAAATCTTACCCTAGTTCAATCATCTCAAGATTCTTCAATCCCTCTCATCGATTTACAAGAACTTGATGGTCCAAACCATTCAAAGTTAATCAAGCAGATTGGCCATGCATGTCAGTACGATGGCTTCTTTCAG GTAAGAAATCATGGAGTTCCGGAGATAATTATTGAGAAGATGTTGCAAGTAGGGAAGGAGTTCTTCAGGTTGCCAGAGAGTGAAAGAATGAAGTGTTACTCGGCTGATACATCCAAAACAATTCGACTTTCAACCAGCTTTAATGTCACGAATGAAAAAACTGCGAATTGGAGAGATTTTTTAAGACTTCATTGTTATCCTCTTGAAGATTATATCAATGAGTGGCCAACTAATCCATCATCATTCAG GAGTGACGTGCCGGAGTATTGTACGAGTATCCGAGGCTTAACATTGAAATTACTGGGAGCTATTTCAGAGAGTTTAGGTCTTAAGAGAGATTACATAGAAAAAGTACTTAGCAACCATGGGCAACATATGGCTATAAACTATTATCCCCCATGTCCAGAACCAGAGCTTACGTATGGACTTCCTGGTCATACTGATCCAAACGCTATCACCGTACTCCTTCAAGATGATGTTCCTGGATTGCAAGTCCTTCGAGATGGGAACTGGATCGCTGTTCATCCGATACCTAATACGTTTATTATAAATATTGGTGATCAAATACAG GCTATTAGCAACGACAAGTACAAAAGTGTTCTTCACCGAGCTGTTGTAAACTGCGACAAAGAGAGGTTTTCTATCCCGACTTTTTGTTGTCCGTCCAAGGAAGCTGTGATTGGACCGGCTTCTCAATTGGTCGATGACGAGCATCCTCCTCTTTATAAGGATTTCACTTACACCGAATATTTTGGAAAATTTTGGAACCAAAAACTTGGAATGGAAAGTACTTTAGATATTTTTAAAACAACTTCTAGTAGTAATTATCAAAACGAAAGGGGAACAACTTAG